A single region of the Oceanispirochaeta sp. M1 genome encodes:
- a CDS encoding sugar ABC transporter substrate-binding protein, with translation MKKIITLGILFTMAFSSLYASGEQDSKSEEKISITYAFWSADQEPAMEAIRDEFQKENPNIEVTFEITPWGEYWTKLEASAMGGAMPDVFWMHANRFANYVTNDVLMDLSKLNVDFNDYKDEILGLYAYKNGYYAVPKDFDVVGLFYNKDLFDNAGLTYPNESWTWDNLVSSAKILNNPEDGVFGFAAPDTNHQGYFSVIYQNEGSVLNREAGVSHMGDKATIEAVQFWRDFIEKHEVSPTQEQLADTDAQTLFTSGKVAMLFLGSWKLGGLSANEQIKDKFDVAVLPKGKTEATIMNGLGYSGSAATEHPEAVKAFISFLGSERAAVLQGEYGAAIPAFKGQETSWLQTFPQYNVSSFLEMAGYGIALPTSLSKSKWEPVMESYMRKAQAGQISIEKACQAIAEEMNVYLSQE, from the coding sequence ATGAAAAAGATCATTACATTGGGAATCTTATTTACCATGGCATTCAGTTCACTTTATGCATCAGGAGAACAGGATTCAAAATCTGAGGAAAAAATCAGTATTACCTATGCTTTCTGGAGTGCAGATCAGGAACCGGCCATGGAGGCTATCAGAGATGAGTTTCAAAAGGAAAATCCAAACATTGAAGTAACCTTTGAAATTACTCCATGGGGTGAGTACTGGACCAAACTAGAAGCTTCTGCAATGGGTGGCGCCATGCCCGATGTATTCTGGATGCATGCAAACCGGTTTGCCAATTATGTGACTAATGATGTTCTGATGGATCTGAGCAAACTGAATGTTGATTTTAACGATTACAAAGATGAAATACTTGGACTGTATGCATACAAGAATGGCTACTATGCAGTTCCCAAGGATTTTGATGTTGTAGGTCTTTTCTACAATAAAGATCTCTTTGACAATGCCGGATTGACATATCCCAATGAATCATGGACATGGGACAATCTGGTTTCCTCAGCCAAAATTCTTAATAATCCCGAAGACGGTGTTTTCGGATTCGCCGCTCCCGATACAAACCACCAGGGTTATTTCAGTGTTATCTATCAGAATGAAGGTTCTGTCTTGAATAGAGAAGCCGGAGTTTCGCATATGGGTGACAAGGCAACAATTGAAGCAGTTCAATTCTGGAGAGATTTCATTGAAAAACATGAAGTTTCCCCGACACAGGAGCAGCTTGCCGATACTGATGCACAAACTCTTTTCACTTCAGGAAAAGTGGCTATGTTATTTCTCGGTTCATGGAAACTCGGCGGTCTCTCAGCAAATGAACAGATTAAAGATAAATTTGATGTCGCTGTTCTGCCGAAGGGAAAAACAGAAGCCACAATTATGAACGGACTGGGATATTCAGGTTCTGCAGCTACAGAACATCCCGAAGCGGTAAAAGCTTTTATTTCATTTCTGGGTTCTGAAAGAGCAGCCGTACTTCAGGGTGAATACGGTGCTGCAATACCGGCTTTCAAAGGTCAGGAGACATCTTGGCTACAGACTTTTCCCCAGTACAATGTCTCCAGTTTTCTGGAAATGGCGGGATACGGAATAGCCCTGCCGACATCACTTTCAAAATCTAAATGGGAGCCTGTTATGGAATCCTACATGAGAAAAGCTCAGGCCGGGCAGATATCAATAGAGAAAGCCTGTCAGGCAATAGCAGAAGAAATGAATGTTTATCTGAGTCAGGAATAA
- a CDS encoding carbohydrate ABC transporter permease, which translates to MKNKDWIWGYLLILPTVAGLIILNIYPIGRTFFMSFTQSSGFGKFKWIGLANYKRLAGDTLVWESVGNTLLFTVIYVSIGLVLGVIIAGLIISVKRGQKIFRTIYFIPLVVAPAAVAILWRWLFNADYGLINYLFSLINIAGPRWLTTPGLSITSISMVAIWSELGYSMVILMAGLQDIPESYYEAAHIDGASEVRKFISISLPLLTPSLFFLMVTNIMKAVKQFDLVYMMIDKMNPALEKTQTLLYLFYGFAFERNEKGYASSIVLLAFIIIMIITFLQFQAQKRWVHYE; encoded by the coding sequence ATGAAGAATAAAGACTGGATATGGGGTTATCTATTAATATTACCCACCGTTGCCGGTTTAATAATACTGAATATCTACCCGATTGGTAGAACGTTTTTTATGAGTTTTACTCAATCTTCTGGATTTGGAAAATTCAAATGGATCGGGTTGGCAAATTACAAAAGATTGGCAGGTGATACATTAGTGTGGGAGTCTGTCGGAAATACGCTGCTTTTCACGGTTATTTACGTTTCAATAGGCTTAGTACTTGGAGTTATTATTGCTGGTTTGATAATTTCAGTAAAAAGAGGTCAGAAAATATTCAGAACAATTTATTTTATACCTCTTGTTGTAGCACCTGCTGCAGTTGCAATCCTGTGGCGCTGGTTATTCAATGCCGATTATGGATTAATCAATTATCTTTTCTCACTTATTAATATTGCAGGTCCCCGCTGGCTGACAACACCGGGTTTGTCAATTACCTCGATTTCAATGGTAGCTATATGGAGTGAACTAGGATACAGCATGGTAATTCTGATGGCCGGTTTACAGGATATTCCAGAATCATATTATGAAGCTGCACATATTGATGGAGCATCGGAAGTCAGGAAGTTTATATCAATTTCTCTCCCCCTTTTAACTCCCTCTCTATTCTTTTTAATGGTAACCAACATCATGAAAGCAGTTAAGCAATTTGACCTGGTATATATGATGATCGATAAAATGAATCCTGCACTGGAAAAGACACAGACACTACTCTACTTATTTTATGGATTTGCCTTTGAGCGCAATGAGAAAGGATATGCCTCATCAATTGTATTACTAGCTTTTATCATAATAATGATTATTACATTTTTACAATTCCAGGCACAGAAAAGGTGGGTTCATTATGAATAA